In Rahnella variigena, one DNA window encodes the following:
- the kdpE gene encoding two-component system response regulator KdpE, protein MSASPVNILIVEDEKEIRRFVRTALEAEGLRVFESETLQRGLIEAGTRKPDLIILDLGLPDGDGLTYIRDLRHWSAIPVIVLSARTSEEDKIAALDAGADDFLTKPFGVGELLARVRVALRRHAGNSQESPLVTFADVTVDLINRRVQRNGEDCHLTPIEFRLLAELLANSGKVITQRQLLSHVWGPNYVEHSHYLRIYMGHLRQKLEADATRPRHLLTETGVGYRFMP, encoded by the coding sequence GTGAGCGCATCCCCGGTAAATATTTTAATTGTTGAAGACGAAAAAGAGATCCGCCGCTTTGTGCGCACGGCGCTCGAGGCGGAAGGCTTGCGGGTATTTGAAAGTGAGACGCTGCAACGCGGGCTGATTGAGGCCGGCACGCGTAAACCGGATCTGATTATTCTCGATCTCGGTTTACCGGACGGTGACGGCCTGACGTATATCCGCGATTTGCGCCACTGGAGCGCGATCCCGGTGATTGTGCTGTCCGCTCGCACGAGTGAAGAAGACAAAATTGCCGCGCTGGATGCCGGTGCCGATGATTTTCTGACCAAGCCGTTTGGCGTTGGTGAGCTGCTGGCGCGGGTTCGCGTGGCGCTGCGCCGTCATGCGGGCAATTCACAGGAAAGTCCGCTGGTCACGTTTGCGGATGTGACGGTAGATTTGATCAACCGCCGCGTACAACGAAACGGGGAAGATTGTCATCTGACGCCGATTGAGTTTCGCCTGCTGGCCGAACTGCTGGCAAACAGCGGCAAAGTGATTACTCAGCGTCAGTTACTGAGTCACGTGTGGGGCCCGAATTACGTCGAACACAGCCATTATCTGCGCATCTACATGGGGCATTTGCGCCAGAAACTGGAGGCCGACGCCACCCGGCCGCGTCATTTACTGACTGAAACCGGCGTAGGCTATCGTTTTATGCCTTAG
- the kdpD gene encoding two-component system sensor histidine kinase KdpD → MTEERPDPDSLLALANEKPRGQLKVFFGACAGVGKTFAMLQEAQRLRATGLDVLVGVVETHGREETQALLPGLSLLPPKRINHRGRQVQEFDLDAALARRPALILMDELAHSNAAGSRHPKRWQDVEELLDAGIDVFTTVNVQHLESLNDVVSGVTGIIIRETVPDRLFDDASEVVLVDLPPDSLRQRLKEGKVYIPGQAERAIEHFFRKGNLIALRELSLRRTADRVDDQMREYRDDQGVNRVWHTRDALLLCIGHGGGNEKLVRVASRMAARLGCVWHAVYVETPRLHRLPEGQRRAILHSLKLAQELGAETATLSDPQEEQAILRYAREHRLGKIVTGRRREKRWKFSASFADKLANIAPDLDLIVVGLEDSPPNPARKEQDSRTFADRFSRQLWGCSLAVALCAVITVMSQWLVPTFDQANLVMVYLLGVVIVALFYGRWPSVLAAVINVVSFDLFFVQPRGSLAVTDAQYLVTFGVMLIVGILIGNLTAGVRYQARIARHREKRAQHLYEMSKGLSQSLTPEAIAQTSRHFISSSLNAKTAILLPQENGELAQPAGETTSIVVDDAIARWSFDKKMPAGAGTDTLPGVPYQLLPLIASGESRGLLAVEPPNIRQLLVPEQQRLLQTFTVLIANALERLHLAASAETARLETEREQLRNSLLSALSHDLRTPLTVLFGQAEILTLDLASEGSKHAPQASQIRQQVLSTTRLVNNLLDMARIQSGGFNLRKEWQSVEEITGSALRMLEPVLAHDHIEIDLPKEMVLVNCDASLIERVLINLLENAHKYAGIGATIGIKATPLDEWLEIEVWDNGPGIPAGAEHAIFEKFARGNKESAIPGVGLGLAICRAIIEVHDGRIWAENGPDGGARFRFRLPLEALPEMEADMDTDIDEAT, encoded by the coding sequence ATGACAGAAGAAAGACCCGATCCTGACAGCCTGCTGGCGCTCGCCAATGAGAAACCACGCGGGCAACTGAAAGTCTTTTTCGGCGCCTGTGCGGGCGTCGGGAAAACTTTTGCCATGTTGCAGGAAGCACAGCGTCTGCGCGCCACCGGTCTCGACGTGCTGGTTGGGGTGGTGGAAACCCACGGAAGGGAGGAAACGCAGGCGCTGCTGCCGGGGCTTTCTCTGTTACCACCGAAACGCATAAACCACCGCGGTCGTCAGGTGCAGGAATTTGACCTCGATGCCGCGCTGGCCCGCCGCCCTGCCCTGATCCTGATGGACGAACTGGCGCACAGCAATGCCGCCGGTTCGCGCCATCCGAAGCGCTGGCAGGATGTCGAAGAGTTACTCGATGCCGGAATCGACGTGTTTACCACCGTCAACGTGCAGCATCTCGAAAGCCTGAACGATGTGGTCAGCGGCGTCACCGGCATTATTATTCGCGAAACCGTTCCCGACCGTCTGTTTGATGACGCCAGCGAAGTGGTGCTGGTGGATTTGCCGCCAGACTCCCTGCGCCAGCGCCTGAAAGAAGGCAAAGTTTATATTCCCGGTCAGGCCGAACGCGCCATCGAACACTTCTTCCGTAAAGGCAATCTCATTGCCCTGCGCGAGCTTTCCCTGCGCCGCACCGCCGATCGCGTTGACGATCAGATGCGCGAATACCGCGACGATCAGGGCGTTAATCGTGTCTGGCATACCCGCGACGCACTGTTGCTGTGCATTGGTCACGGCGGCGGTAATGAAAAACTGGTGCGTGTTGCATCGCGCATGGCCGCACGTCTCGGCTGCGTCTGGCATGCGGTGTATGTAGAAACGCCACGTCTGCATCGTCTGCCGGAAGGTCAGCGACGCGCCATTTTGCACTCCCTGAAACTGGCGCAGGAGCTGGGCGCGGAAACCGCCACCCTCTCCGATCCGCAGGAAGAACAGGCGATTTTACGCTACGCCCGCGAGCATCGTCTGGGCAAAATCGTGACCGGCCGCCGCCGCGAAAAACGCTGGAAGTTCAGCGCCAGTTTTGCCGATAAACTGGCAAATATCGCGCCGGATCTCGATCTCATCGTGGTCGGACTGGAAGATTCCCCGCCCAATCCGGCACGCAAAGAACAGGACTCACGCACATTCGCTGACCGCTTCAGCCGCCAGCTCTGGGGCTGCTCGCTGGCAGTGGCGCTGTGTGCGGTGATCACCGTGATGTCGCAATGGCTGGTGCCGACCTTCGATCAAGCCAACCTGGTGATGGTGTATCTGCTCGGCGTGGTGATTGTCGCGCTGTTTTATGGCCGCTGGCCGTCGGTGCTGGCGGCAGTAATCAATGTCGTTAGCTTCGATCTGTTTTTCGTCCAGCCTCGCGGCTCACTGGCGGTCACTGATGCACAGTATCTGGTGACGTTCGGCGTCATGCTGATCGTCGGTATTCTGATCGGGAATCTGACCGCCGGTGTGCGTTATCAGGCGCGCATCGCCCGTCACCGTGAAAAACGCGCGCAGCATCTGTATGAAATGTCCAAAGGGCTGAGCCAGTCGCTGACGCCGGAAGCCATTGCGCAAACCAGCCGCCACTTTATTTCTTCCAGCCTGAATGCCAAAACCGCCATTTTGCTGCCGCAGGAGAATGGCGAACTGGCACAACCTGCCGGTGAAACCACGTCGATTGTGGTGGATGACGCCATCGCCCGCTGGAGTTTCGATAAAAAAATGCCTGCCGGTGCGGGCACCGATACCCTGCCCGGCGTGCCGTATCAGCTTTTGCCGCTGATTGCTTCCGGTGAATCCCGCGGTCTGCTGGCGGTCGAACCGCCGAATATCCGCCAGCTACTGGTGCCGGAACAGCAACGTCTGCTACAAACTTTCACCGTGCTGATTGCTAATGCCCTGGAACGCCTGCATCTGGCCGCCAGCGCGGAAACAGCAAGACTGGAAACTGAACGCGAGCAACTGCGCAACTCACTGCTTTCAGCGCTTTCCCATGACCTGCGCACGCCTCTGACGGTGCTTTTCGGGCAGGCGGAAATCCTGACGCTGGATCTGGCATCGGAAGGTTCGAAGCACGCCCCGCAGGCCAGCCAGATCCGCCAGCAGGTACTGAGCACCACACGGCTGGTGAATAATCTGCTGGATATGGCGCGCATTCAGTCCGGCGGATTTAATCTGCGCAAAGAGTGGCAGTCAGTGGAAGAAATCACCGGCAGCGCGCTGCGGATGCTTGAACCGGTGCTGGCTCACGACCACATCGAGATAGATTTGCCGAAGGAAATGGTGCTGGTGAACTGCGACGCCAGCCTGATTGAACGGGTGCTGATCAATCTGCTGGAAAATGCCCATAAATATGCCGGTATTGGCGCGACGATTGGCATAAAAGCCACACCGCTGGATGAGTGGCTGGAGATCGAAGTCTGGGATAACGGTCCGGGAATTCCGGCCGGTGCCGAACACGCTATTTTCGAAAAATTCGCCAGGGGAAATAAAGAGTCAGCTATTCCCGGCGTGGGGTTGGGATTAGCGATTTGCCGTGCCATTATTGAGGTGCACGACGGACGAATTTGGGCGGAGAATGGCCCTGACGGCGGCGCGCGTTTCCGTTTCAGGCTGCCGCTGGAAGCCCTGCCCGAGATGGAAGCGGATATGGACACTGACATCGACGAGGCAACGTGA
- the kdpC gene encoding potassium-transporting ATPase subunit KdpC, whose protein sequence is MSYVRPALVMTVLLTLATGVVYPLLTTGVSELVFRTQAMGSLVKDSGNKVIGSELIGQNFTRNDYFWGRPSVTSDSPYNPMASAGSNLAASNPALDQAVKDRVAALRKANPQSPAAVPVDLVTASGSGLDPQISVAAAQWQAPRIAAARGLPLAQVNKLIDDNTSSPLIGFLGPDVVNVLGMNQALDELKTN, encoded by the coding sequence ATGTCCTATGTCCGCCCGGCTCTGGTGATGACGGTTCTGCTGACGCTGGCGACCGGCGTGGTGTATCCGCTGCTGACCACCGGCGTCTCAGAACTGGTGTTCCGTACTCAGGCCATGGGTTCGCTGGTTAAAGACAGCGGGAATAAAGTGATTGGCTCAGAACTGATCGGGCAGAATTTTACCCGTAATGATTATTTCTGGGGACGTCCTTCTGTCACCTCCGACTCGCCATATAACCCGATGGCGTCCGCTGGCAGCAATCTGGCGGCCAGTAATCCGGCGCTGGATCAGGCGGTGAAAGACCGTGTGGCTGCGCTGCGCAAGGCCAACCCGCAAAGTCCGGCGGCGGTGCCGGTGGATCTGGTCACCGCCAGTGGCAGTGGTTTAGACCCGCAGATTTCGGTCGCCGCCGCCCAATGGCAGGCACCGCGCATTGCTGCCGCGCGTGGTCTGCCACTGGCGCAAGTGAATAAATTGATTGATGATAATACATCATCGCCGCTGATTGGTTTCCTCGGCCCCGACGTGGTTAACGTGCTCGGGATGAATCAGGCGCTGGATGAACTGAAAACCAATTAA
- the kdpB gene encoding potassium-transporting ATPase subunit KdpB produces the protein MSRKQRALFEPRLIRTALLDSVKKLDPRVQWRNPVMFVVYLGSILTTLIWLAILLHRTDGSAAFTGSVSLWLWFTVLFANFAEALAEGRSKAQAQSLKGVQKTSWAKKIYEPRPESPVIKVAADTLRKGDYVLIEAGDTVPCDGEVLTGGASVDESAITGESAPVIRESGGDFSSVTGGTRVLSDWLVVECSANPGDTFLDRMIAMVEGAKRRKTPNEVALTILLVALTLVFVLATATLYPFSLFSVGASHAGIPVTVTVLVALLVCLIPTTIGGLLSAIGVAGMSRMLEANVIATSGRAVEAAGDVDVLLLDKTGTITLGNRQASQFLPAPQVTEQELADAAQLSSLADETPEGRSIVVLAKQRFNLRERDIHSLNATFVPFSAQTRMSGVNVGERSIRKGAVDAIRRHVESNGGTFPKAVDELVENVARKGGTPLVVAEGAKVLGVVELKDIVKGGIKERFAELRKMGIKTVMITGDNRLTAAAIAAEAGVDDFLAEATPEAKLALIRQYQSEGRLVAMTGDGTNDAPALAQADVAVAMNSGTQAAKEAGNMVDLDSNPTKLIEVVHIGKQMLMTRGSLTTFSIANDVAKYFAIIPAAFAATYPQLNALNVMHLTSPSSAIMSAVIFNALVIVFLIPLALKGVSYKAMSAAALLRRNLWIYGVGGLLVPFAGIKLIDVILTVLHLS, from the coding sequence ATGAGTCGTAAACAACGTGCGTTATTTGAACCCCGCCTGATCCGCACTGCCCTGCTGGATTCGGTGAAAAAGCTGGATCCCCGCGTTCAGTGGCGCAATCCGGTGATGTTCGTGGTGTATCTGGGCAGCATCCTGACCACCCTTATCTGGCTGGCGATCTTGCTGCACCGTACCGACGGCAGCGCGGCTTTTACCGGCAGCGTGTCGCTGTGGCTGTGGTTCACCGTGCTGTTTGCCAACTTCGCCGAAGCGCTGGCGGAAGGCCGCAGCAAGGCGCAGGCGCAGAGCCTGAAAGGCGTGCAGAAAACCAGCTGGGCGAAAAAAATCTACGAACCGCGCCCTGAATCGCCGGTGATCAAAGTCGCCGCCGATACGCTGCGCAAAGGCGATTACGTGCTGATCGAAGCAGGCGATACCGTGCCGTGCGACGGCGAAGTGCTGACCGGCGGTGCATCTGTGGATGAAAGCGCGATTACCGGTGAGTCCGCGCCGGTGATCCGCGAATCCGGCGGTGATTTCTCCTCGGTTACCGGCGGGACGCGCGTGTTGTCCGACTGGCTGGTTGTGGAGTGTTCGGCCAACCCCGGCGATACCTTCCTCGACCGCATGATTGCGATGGTCGAAGGCGCGAAACGCCGCAAGACCCCAAACGAAGTGGCGCTGACCATTTTGCTGGTGGCGCTGACGCTGGTGTTCGTGCTGGCAACGGCGACGCTGTATCCGTTCTCACTGTTCAGCGTGGGCGCTAGTCACGCCGGCATTCCGGTGACTGTCACCGTGCTGGTTGCGCTGCTGGTGTGTCTGATCCCGACCACCATCGGCGGCTTATTGTCGGCTATCGGCGTGGCGGGGATGAGCCGTATGCTGGAAGCCAACGTCATTGCCACCAGCGGTCGTGCGGTAGAAGCCGCCGGTGACGTGGATGTATTGCTGCTGGATAAAACCGGCACCATCACGCTCGGTAACCGTCAGGCTTCGCAGTTCCTGCCCGCCCCTCAGGTGACGGAACAGGAACTGGCTGATGCCGCGCAGTTATCGTCTCTGGCGGATGAAACACCGGAAGGCCGCAGTATCGTGGTACTGGCGAAGCAGCGCTTTAATCTGCGCGAACGCGATATTCATTCACTGAATGCGACCTTCGTGCCCTTCTCCGCGCAAACCCGCATGAGCGGCGTTAACGTCGGTGAGCGCAGTATCCGTAAAGGTGCGGTGGATGCGATCCGTCGTCATGTGGAATCCAACGGCGGCACCTTCCCGAAAGCCGTTGATGAGCTGGTGGAAAACGTAGCGCGCAAAGGCGGCACGCCGCTGGTAGTGGCGGAAGGCGCGAAAGTATTGGGCGTGGTCGAACTGAAAGATATCGTCAAAGGCGGCATTAAGGAACGTTTCGCCGAACTGCGCAAAATGGGCATCAAAACGGTGATGATCACCGGGGATAACCGTCTGACCGCCGCTGCGATTGCCGCCGAAGCAGGTGTGGATGATTTTCTGGCGGAAGCCACGCCGGAAGCCAAACTGGCGTTGATCCGTCAGTATCAGTCGGAAGGCCGTTTAGTGGCGATGACCGGCGACGGTACCAACGACGCCCCGGCTCTGGCGCAGGCCGATGTCGCGGTGGCGATGAACTCCGGTACGCAAGCGGCGAAAGAAGCGGGGAACATGGTCGATCTCGATTCCAACCCGACCAAGCTGATTGAAGTCGTGCATATCGGTAAACAGATGCTGATGACGCGCGGCTCACTGACCACCTTCAGTATCGCCAACGATGTGGCGAAGTATTTCGCCATTATCCCGGCGGCATTCGCGGCGACCTATCCGCAGCTGAATGCGCTGAACGTCATGCACCTGACGTCGCCGTCGTCGGCCATCATGTCGGCGGTTATTTTCAACGCCCTGGTGATTGTGTTTCTGATCCCGCTGGCGCTGAAAGGCGTGAGCTATAAAGCCATGAGTGCCGCCGCCCTGCTGCGCCGTAACCTGTGGATTTATGGCGTCGGCGGACTGCTGGTGCCATTTGCGGGTATCAAACTGATTGACGTGATCCTGACCGTTTTACATCTGAGCTGA
- the kdpA gene encoding potassium-transporting ATPase subunit KdpA — MAATGFLLIASFMLVLLLLAKPLGNFIAQLIEGQPGAFIQRIENGVLRTSGSSHAEMNWWQYALAIMVFNILGIIVLTAMLMAQGALPMNPQHYGGLSWDLAFNTAVSFVTNTNWQAYSGESTLSYLSQMVGLTVQNFLSAATGIAVAFALIRAFARPSAQTIGNAWTDLWRITLYLLLPVSFLLALFFVSQGVLQNFEAYQHITTLEGLQQTLPMGPVASQEAIKMLGTNGGGFFGANSAHPFENPTALTNMVQMLAIFIIPCALCFAFGRVVGDNRQGHALVWAMSVIFVVSVVVVMYAELKGNPHFTMLGADSNFNMEGKESRFGILASSLYAVVTTAASCGAVNAMHDSFTALGGMVPMWLMQIGEVVFGGVGSGLYGMLLFVLLTVFIAGLMIGRTPEYLGKKIDVYDMKMTALAILVTPTLVLLGTALALVTDAGRAGILNPGAHGFSEVLYAVSSAANNNGSAFAGLSVNTPFYNLLLAACMFFGRFGVIIPVLAIAGSLVAKKRQQAGNGTLPTSGPLFIGLLVGTVLLVGALTFIPALALGPVAEHLQVWSAQ; from the coding sequence ATGGCCGCAACCGGATTCTTACTGATTGCCAGTTTTATGCTGGTGCTTTTGCTGCTGGCAAAACCACTGGGTAATTTTATTGCTCAACTGATCGAAGGACAGCCCGGCGCATTTATTCAACGCATTGAAAACGGTGTTTTACGCACGTCTGGCAGCAGCCATGCTGAAATGAACTGGTGGCAGTACGCGCTGGCGATCATGGTATTCAACATTCTGGGCATTATTGTGCTGACGGCGATGCTGATGGCACAGGGCGCGTTGCCGATGAATCCGCAGCACTATGGCGGACTGTCATGGGATCTGGCCTTTAACACCGCGGTAAGTTTCGTCACCAACACTAACTGGCAGGCTTACAGCGGCGAAAGTACGCTGAGCTATCTCAGTCAGATGGTCGGACTGACCGTGCAAAACTTCCTTTCTGCTGCCACCGGTATCGCCGTAGCGTTCGCTCTGATCCGCGCTTTTGCGCGTCCTTCAGCGCAGACCATCGGTAACGCCTGGACTGATTTATGGCGCATCACGCTGTATCTGCTTCTGCCGGTGTCCTTCCTGCTGGCGCTGTTTTTCGTCAGTCAGGGCGTACTGCAAAACTTCGAAGCGTATCAGCACATCACCACGCTGGAAGGCCTGCAACAAACATTGCCGATGGGGCCGGTGGCTTCTCAGGAAGCGATCAAAATGCTCGGCACCAACGGCGGTGGCTTCTTTGGCGCTAACTCCGCGCATCCGTTTGAGAACCCGACGGCGCTGACCAACATGGTGCAGATGCTGGCAATTTTCATTATCCCTTGTGCGCTGTGCTTCGCGTTTGGCCGGGTGGTCGGCGACAACCGTCAGGGACACGCGCTGGTCTGGGCGATGTCGGTGATTTTTGTCGTCTCGGTGGTAGTGGTGATGTACGCCGAACTCAAAGGTAACCCGCACTTCACGATGCTCGGTGCGGACAGCAACTTCAATATGGAAGGTAAGGAAAGCCGCTTCGGCATTCTGGCTTCCAGCCTGTATGCGGTGGTCACCACGGCGGCATCGTGCGGTGCGGTCAACGCCATGCACGATTCCTTCACCGCGCTCGGCGGCATGGTACCGATGTGGCTGATGCAGATCGGTGAAGTGGTGTTCGGCGGCGTGGGTTCCGGCCTGTACGGCATGCTGTTGTTCGTGCTGCTGACGGTGTTTATCGCCGGGCTGATGATCGGCCGCACACCGGAATATCTCGGTAAGAAAATCGACGTTTACGACATGAAGATGACCGCACTGGCGATCCTGGTTACACCGACGCTGGTGCTGCTCGGCACCGCGCTGGCACTGGTCACCGACGCAGGTCGCGCGGGGATTTTAAACCCCGGCGCACACGGTTTCAGTGAAGTGCTGTACGCGGTGTCCTCCGCGGCCAACAACAACGGCAGCGCGTTTGCCGGACTGAGTGTTAACACACCGTTCTACAACCTGTTGCTGGCAGCGTGCATGTTCTTTGGCCGCTTCGGGGTGATCATTCCGGTGCTGGCGATTGCCGGTTCACTGGTGGCGAAAAAGCGCCAGCAGGCAGGCAACGGCACCCTGCCGACGTCCGGCCCGCTGTTTATCGGCCTGCTGGTCGGCACCGTGTTGTTAGTCGGCGCGCTGACCTTTATTCCGGCACTGGCGCTGGGACCGGTCGCGGAACATTTGCAGGTCTGGTCAGCACAGTAA
- a CDS encoding K(+)-transporting ATPase subunit F, with amino-acid sequence MSVGVICGALLVLLLLGYLVYALLNAEDF; translated from the coding sequence GTGAGTGTTGGCGTAATCTGCGGCGCATTACTGGTTCTTCTGCTGCTCGGCTATCTGGTTTATGCCCTGCTGAATGCGGAGGATTTTTAA
- a CDS encoding YbfA family protein: MNEYTPYTMTRILARRAFVIAAGVLALPVMLFRADRARFYSYLHRVWMKTSDKPVWLSHAEMATQDFY, from the coding sequence ATGAATGAATACACGCCATATACAATGACCCGCATACTGGCCCGCCGCGCTTTTGTTATCGCAGCCGGTGTGCTGGCTCTGCCGGTCATGCTGTTCCGCGCTGACCGCGCTCGTTTTTACAGCTATTTACACCGCGTCTGGATGAAAACCAGCGATAAGCCGGTGTGGCTGAGTCATGCTGAGATGGCGACCCAGGATTTTTATTAA
- a CDS encoding YbgA family protein: MAKTIPVGISACLLGDNVRFDGGHKRLAFAVEQLSPYVRFESICPEMAIGLPAPRAALRLIKHDDGVIMRFSNDETTDITEKMQAYAEKRVAPLDHLCGYIVCAKSPSCGMERVRVYSANGKDAKKSGVGIYTAELMKQHPWLPVEEDGRLNDPVLRENFVERIFTLFELNQLRESGLTRGKLMAFHSRYKLILLAHSQPEYRELGRFVAAMAEWDSLEEYFKEYRLRLMNLLSHKATRRNHTNVLMHVQGYFRKQLSSPQRQELAGLIDRYRQGMQPLLAPITLLKHYMSEYPDAYLADQRYFEPYPEALKLRYGH, from the coding sequence ATGGCGAAAACAATTCCAGTTGGCATCAGTGCATGTCTGTTGGGCGACAACGTGCGTTTTGATGGCGGTCATAAACGCCTGGCGTTTGCCGTCGAGCAGTTATCACCTTATGTGCGCTTTGAGTCGATCTGTCCGGAAATGGCCATCGGCTTACCCGCACCCCGCGCGGCACTGCGTCTGATTAAACACGACGACGGCGTGATCATGCGTTTCAGCAACGATGAAACGACCGATATCACTGAGAAGATGCAGGCCTACGCGGAAAAACGCGTTGCACCGCTCGATCACCTTTGTGGCTATATCGTTTGTGCAAAATCTCCCAGCTGCGGAATGGAGCGGGTGCGCGTTTACAGCGCCAACGGTAAAGACGCCAAAAAATCCGGCGTCGGGATTTATACCGCCGAGCTGATGAAGCAGCATCCGTGGCTGCCGGTAGAAGAGGACGGGCGTCTTAATGATCCGGTGTTACGTGAGAATTTTGTCGAGCGCATTTTTACGCTGTTTGAACTCAATCAGCTGCGGGAAAGCGGTCTGACGCGCGGCAAACTGATGGCTTTCCATAGCCGTTATAAACTCATTTTGCTGGCCCATTCGCAGCCGGAATACCGCGAGCTGGGGCGCTTTGTTGCCGCGATGGCCGAATGGGATTCCCTTGAAGAATACTTTAAAGAATATCGCCTGCGGCTGATGAATCTGCTGAGTCATAAGGCCACGCGCCGCAATCACACCAACGTGCTGATGCACGTGCAGGGATATTTCCGTAAACAGCTGAGTTCGCCACAACGTCAGGAACTGGCCGGACTGATCGACCGTTACCGTCAGGGCATGCAGCCGCTGCTGGCGCCAATCACGTTGCTCAAGCATTACATGTCGGAATATCCGGACGCTTATCTGGCTGACCAGCGTTATTTCGAGCCTTACCCGGAAGCACTAAAACTTCGATACGGACATTAA